From Diaminobutyricibacter sp. McL0608, one genomic window encodes:
- a CDS encoding methylenetetrahydrofolate reductase, which yields MNDHGSAPAVAGDVPCPGRVPFSFELYPPRNGAAAAALPATIDRLAAAGPEFISVTYGANGSSRTSSLDVLRYILSNTTVSPMAHLTCVGSSHVEANRLIREFLDAGVRSFLAVRGDPPADARDGDTGLGDLHSAGELVQLIHRVQAERVPYEERLVPGIPTAREVRTEREHVRIAVAAFPNGHPNSRSASQDIDTLLAKQAAGANLGITQLFFHPEDYLSFAQRAKDAGVEFPILPGIMPVTSPARLKRMLELSGEDLPSELAIQLEIEPTEEGQREIGIAWASGVVSQLVAGGAPGIHLYTFNQHHAVLSVLERTGLLHNATA from the coding sequence ATGAACGACCACGGATCTGCACCGGCCGTCGCCGGCGACGTGCCGTGTCCGGGCCGCGTCCCGTTCTCCTTCGAGCTCTATCCGCCCCGTAACGGGGCGGCAGCGGCCGCCCTGCCCGCTACGATCGACCGGCTTGCTGCCGCCGGCCCCGAGTTCATCTCGGTGACGTACGGCGCGAACGGATCGTCGCGCACGTCATCCCTGGATGTGCTCCGCTACATCCTCTCGAACACCACGGTGAGCCCGATGGCGCACCTGACCTGCGTCGGTTCCTCGCACGTCGAGGCGAACCGTCTCATCCGCGAATTCCTCGATGCCGGCGTCCGCAGCTTCCTGGCCGTGCGCGGGGACCCGCCCGCGGACGCCCGCGACGGCGACACCGGACTCGGGGACCTTCACAGTGCCGGCGAACTGGTTCAGCTGATCCACCGGGTACAGGCCGAGCGGGTGCCGTACGAGGAGCGCCTCGTGCCCGGTATCCCGACAGCGCGCGAGGTGCGGACCGAACGCGAACACGTCCGCATCGCGGTCGCAGCGTTCCCCAACGGGCACCCCAACTCGCGCTCGGCGAGCCAGGACATCGACACCCTCCTCGCGAAGCAGGCCGCCGGTGCGAACCTCGGCATCACCCAGCTCTTCTTCCACCCCGAGGACTACCTCTCCTTCGCCCAGCGCGCGAAGGATGCGGGGGTCGAGTTCCCGATCCTGCCCGGGATCATGCCCGTCACCAGCCCCGCGCGACTGAAGCGGATGCTCGAACTGAGCGGCGAGGACCTGCCGAGCGAGCTCGCGATCCAGCTCGAGATCGAACCGACCGAGGAAGGTCAGCGCGAGATCGGCATCGCGTGGGCGAGCGGCGTGGTCTCGCAGCTCGTCGCAGGCGGTGCCCCGGGCATCCACCTGTACACCTTCAACCAGCACCACGCCGTCCTGTCCGTGCTGGAACGCACGGGACTCCTGCACAACGCCACCGCCTGA
- the hflX gene encoding GTPase HflX encodes MVNTELNEPQSGEETRSTDVDVVARVLANADTHAGVSLFTSGAQALQRGTVDDTSHDGEQFDREDRAALRRVSGLSTELEDVTEVEYRQLRLENVVLIGVYSQGSLQDAENSMRELAALAETAGAVVLDGLLQRRPHPDPSTYLGRGKAQELAGTVAALGADTVIADTELAPSQRRALEDVVRVKVIDRTAVILDIFSQHAKSREGKAQVELAQLEYLLPRLRGWGESMSRQAGGQVGGAGAGMGSRGPGETKIELDRRRIHTRMAKLRKQIAGFKPAREAKRANRRRNSVPSVAIAGYTNAGKSSLLNRITKAGVLVENALFATLDSTVRKSVTADGRLYTLADTVGFVRNLPHQLVEAFRSTLEEVADSDVIVHVVDASHPDPASQLATVRDVIGEVGARDLPELVVFNKADLVGDDERLVLRGLEPGAIFASARTGEGIDDVLAAIARLIPDPSIELELVIPYDRGDLISALHERGRVMSTEYVDDGTKVTARVLPEYEAVFSAFAVA; translated from the coding sequence ATGGTGAATACCGAATTGAATGAGCCGCAGAGCGGCGAAGAGACACGCTCCACCGACGTCGATGTCGTGGCGCGCGTACTGGCGAACGCCGATACCCACGCGGGTGTGTCGCTGTTCACGAGCGGAGCGCAGGCGCTCCAGCGCGGGACCGTGGACGACACATCGCACGACGGCGAGCAGTTCGATCGTGAAGACCGCGCGGCATTGCGCCGGGTGTCCGGTCTGTCGACCGAGCTCGAAGACGTCACCGAGGTCGAGTATCGACAGCTGCGGCTGGAGAACGTGGTCCTCATCGGCGTGTATTCGCAGGGTTCGTTGCAGGACGCCGAGAACTCGATGCGTGAGCTGGCGGCACTGGCTGAGACCGCGGGCGCCGTCGTACTCGACGGCCTCCTGCAGCGGAGACCGCATCCGGACCCCAGCACCTACCTGGGCCGCGGCAAGGCCCAGGAGCTCGCGGGTACCGTCGCAGCCCTCGGCGCCGACACCGTCATCGCCGACACGGAATTGGCCCCGAGCCAGCGGCGTGCCCTCGAAGATGTGGTCCGTGTGAAGGTCATCGACCGCACCGCCGTCATCCTCGACATCTTCAGCCAGCACGCGAAGAGCCGCGAAGGCAAAGCCCAGGTCGAACTCGCCCAGCTCGAATACCTCCTCCCTCGTCTGCGCGGCTGGGGTGAGTCGATGTCCCGGCAGGCCGGTGGCCAGGTCGGTGGCGCGGGTGCCGGCATGGGATCGCGTGGCCCCGGTGAGACGAAGATCGAACTCGACCGTCGCCGCATCCACACGCGGATGGCGAAGCTGCGCAAGCAGATCGCCGGTTTCAAGCCCGCGCGTGAGGCCAAGCGCGCGAACCGCCGTCGCAATTCGGTGCCGTCCGTCGCGATCGCCGGGTACACGAACGCAGGCAAGTCCAGTCTCCTGAACCGGATCACGAAGGCGGGCGTGCTCGTCGAGAACGCGCTGTTCGCCACGCTCGACTCGACCGTTCGCAAATCCGTCACGGCCGACGGCCGCCTCTACACGCTTGCCGACACCGTCGGCTTCGTCCGCAACCTGCCCCACCAGCTCGTCGAGGCGTTCCGGTCGACGCTCGAAGAGGTGGCGGATTCCGACGTGATCGTGCACGTGGTCGACGCGTCGCATCCCGACCCCGCGAGCCAACTCGCGACCGTCCGCGATGTCATCGGCGAAGTCGGTGCGCGCGACCTGCCCGAGCTGGTCGTCTTCAACAAGGCAGACCTGGTCGGCGACGATGAGCGTCTGGTGCTGCGCGGGCTCGAGCCCGGAGCGATCTTCGCCTCCGCGCGCACCGGCGAGGGCATCGACGACGTCCTCGCCGCAATCGCCCGCCTCATCCCCGACCCGTCGATCGAGCTCGAGCTCGTCATCCCGTATGACCGCGGCGACCTGATCTCCGCGCTGCACGAGCGCGGACGGGTGATGTCGACCGAGTACGTGGACGACGGCACCAAGGTGACGGCGCGCGTCCTTCCGGAGTACGAGGCCGTCTTCAGCGCGTTCGCCGTCGCCTGA
- the pgsA gene encoding CDP-diacylglycerol--glycerol-3-phosphate 3-phosphatidyltransferase, with protein sequence MSVPDAPPPAAAGGQPLRTPSNWNLPNVITVVRILLAPLFVWMLLADNGEDGWLRWAAAALFILAIATDGVDGAIARRRNLVTELGKLLDPIADKVLTGGALIALSILGELPWWVTIVILVREVGITIYRFVVIRQGVIAASRGGKIKTIVQSVAISFALVPLWTIFGDWIYWVNTILMTAAVILTVVTGIDYLWQAWKGRRARRD encoded by the coding sequence ATGTCGGTGCCCGACGCCCCACCGCCGGCAGCGGCGGGAGGCCAGCCGCTCCGAACTCCGAGCAACTGGAACCTGCCGAACGTCATCACGGTCGTGCGCATCCTTCTCGCGCCGCTGTTCGTGTGGATGCTGCTCGCCGACAACGGCGAAGACGGCTGGCTCCGGTGGGCTGCGGCCGCCCTCTTCATCCTGGCGATCGCGACGGACGGCGTCGACGGTGCCATCGCGCGCAGGCGCAACCTGGTCACCGAGCTCGGTAAGCTGCTCGACCCGATCGCAGACAAGGTGCTCACCGGCGGCGCTCTCATCGCGCTCTCGATCCTGGGCGAGCTGCCGTGGTGGGTGACGATCGTCATTCTGGTTCGCGAGGTCGGGATCACCATCTACCGCTTCGTCGTCATCCGCCAGGGCGTCATCGCGGCATCACGCGGGGGCAAGATCAAGACGATCGTCCAGTCGGTCGCGATCTCGTTCGCGTTGGTCCCCTTGTGGACGATCTTCGGCGACTGGATCTACTGGGTCAACACGATCCTCATGACCGCTGCCGTCATCCTCACCGTGGTGACCGGCATCGACTATCTCTGGCAGGCCTGGAAGGGCCGGAGGGCGCGGCGTGACTGA
- a CDS encoding class I SAM-dependent methyltransferase yields the protein MASGDHYFTSAPESDPGLRPFTVRLAGQTFELTTANGIFSPERVDTGTRVLLDHVPSAPPGGHLLDLGCGWGPVALTLALESPHATVWAVDVNTRALDLVRRNAQKLGLVNVNTALPDDVPDSVSFTTIWSNPPIRVGKNELHNLLERWMPRLEPGSDAWLVVQRNLGSDSLHRWMQTTFAGTLSVTRAATSKGYRVLRARRRSDESPAE from the coding sequence ATGGCCAGCGGCGATCACTACTTCACCTCTGCGCCCGAGAGCGATCCGGGGCTCCGCCCGTTCACGGTGCGGCTGGCCGGTCAGACCTTCGAACTGACCACGGCCAACGGGATCTTCAGCCCGGAGCGCGTCGACACGGGCACACGTGTGCTCCTCGACCATGTGCCCTCTGCACCGCCCGGAGGCCATCTTCTCGACCTCGGCTGCGGCTGGGGGCCCGTTGCGCTCACACTGGCACTCGAATCCCCTCATGCGACGGTCTGGGCCGTCGACGTCAATACCCGGGCCCTGGATCTCGTGCGCAGAAACGCGCAGAAACTCGGCCTCGTCAATGTCAACACTGCGCTGCCCGACGATGTTCCCGATTCGGTGAGCTTCACCACGATCTGGTCGAATCCGCCGATCCGGGTCGGCAAAAACGAACTCCACAACCTGCTCGAGCGGTGGATGCCCCGGCTCGAGCCCGGCTCCGACGCCTGGCTGGTCGTACAGCGCAACCTCGGTTCGGATTCCCTCCACCGGTGGATGCAGACGACCTTCGCCGGCACGCTCTCGGTGACGCGGGCCGCGACGAGCAAGGGGTACCGGGTGCTGCGAGCCCGACGTCGTTCGGACGAATCGCCCGCCGAATAG
- the dapF gene encoding diaminopimelate epimerase, which yields MATTLHFTKGHGTGNDFVLFADPDGQIDLTPTQIADICDRHFGVGADGVIRAVRSRHLPEGAESLAEDEGAEWFMDYYNADGSIAEMCGNGIRVYVRFLIESGLAELADGDTLPIGTRGGVRDVQRNLTGFQVDLGRWSLSGGEPLVRARELPVARPGLGLDVGNPHVVVALADEDELDTADLTYIPHLDPAPADGANVEFVVPREPLVKDGVGRIRMRVHERGSGETLSCGTGAAAAALATRYWAGGGAPNNWRVDVPGGMVGVRMFPTEDGEHVALSGPAELVFEGDLELS from the coding sequence ATGGCGACAACGCTCCACTTCACCAAAGGGCATGGCACGGGGAACGACTTCGTGCTGTTCGCCGACCCCGACGGCCAGATCGACCTGACGCCGACCCAGATCGCGGACATCTGCGACCGCCATTTCGGTGTGGGGGCGGATGGGGTCATCCGGGCCGTCCGCTCGCGCCACCTCCCTGAGGGGGCCGAGTCGCTCGCCGAAGACGAGGGCGCCGAGTGGTTCATGGACTACTACAATGCAGACGGTTCGATCGCCGAGATGTGCGGCAACGGCATCCGGGTGTATGTCCGGTTCCTCATCGAGTCCGGCCTCGCCGAGCTGGCCGACGGCGACACCCTGCCGATCGGAACCCGTGGCGGTGTCCGCGATGTGCAGCGCAACCTGACCGGCTTCCAGGTCGATCTCGGACGCTGGTCCCTGTCCGGCGGCGAGCCGCTCGTCCGCGCCCGTGAACTCCCGGTGGCGCGTCCCGGGCTGGGCCTCGATGTCGGAAACCCGCACGTCGTCGTCGCGCTGGCCGACGAGGACGAGCTCGACACCGCCGATCTGACCTACATCCCGCACCTCGATCCGGCGCCGGCCGATGGTGCGAACGTCGAATTCGTCGTTCCGCGTGAGCCGCTGGTCAAAGACGGGGTCGGCCGCATCCGCATGCGCGTCCACGAGCGCGGAAGCGGCGAGACGCTCTCCTGCGGCACGGGAGCGGCCGCAGCGGCGCTCGCCACCCGCTACTGGGCCGGCGGCGGAGCCCCGAACAACTGGCGGGTGGATGTTCCGGGCGGCATGGTCGGAGTGCGCATGTTCCCGACCGAGGACGGCGAGCACGTTGCGCTCTCCGGGCCGGCCGAACTCGTCTTCGAGGGTGATCTCGAACTGAGCTGA
- a CDS encoding regulatory protein RecX, producing the protein MVSFPPSSDSPNSGSQNSEVQNDEHVAPVTFLQPRRPARERVAFTRFDDPDEDATFGGTFDDDGGFIEKSKPATTQRARVTKINGPTAADAVPVDVPDPDAQRARDRASKLSLDQLARRGMSRWELEQVLKKREIDDETIQQQLNRLEDVRLLDDAALARYLVSTLHERKGLGSAAIRQELRRKHIPDYEIDSAIHELDGEEEEAKAIELALKRIRQLSSYDDETIKRRVHGFLSRKGYDGHTVNSAISVAMLRNKRPDVRFE; encoded by the coding sequence ATGGTGAGTTTCCCGCCATCGTCGGACTCGCCGAACTCCGGCTCGCAGAACTCTGAGGTGCAGAACGATGAGCATGTCGCTCCGGTGACCTTTCTTCAGCCGAGGAGACCCGCACGCGAGCGTGTCGCGTTCACGCGGTTCGACGATCCTGACGAGGACGCAACCTTCGGAGGCACGTTCGACGACGACGGAGGGTTCATCGAGAAGAGCAAGCCGGCGACGACTCAGCGCGCACGCGTGACGAAGATCAATGGTCCGACAGCCGCAGATGCGGTGCCGGTCGACGTACCGGACCCAGATGCGCAGAGGGCGCGCGACCGTGCCTCGAAGCTCTCGCTCGATCAGCTTGCACGACGCGGAATGTCCCGCTGGGAGCTCGAACAGGTCCTGAAGAAGCGCGAGATCGACGACGAGACGATCCAGCAGCAGCTCAACCGTCTCGAAGACGTTCGCCTGCTCGACGACGCCGCACTCGCCCGGTACCTCGTATCCACCCTCCACGAGCGCAAGGGGCTCGGCAGCGCGGCGATCAGGCAGGAGCTGAGGCGCAAGCACATTCCTGACTACGAGATCGACTCGGCGATTCATGAGCTCGACGGCGAAGAAGAAGAGGCGAAGGCGATCGAGCTGGCGCTCAAGCGCATCCGTCAGCTCTCGTCGTACGACGACGAGACGATCAAGAGACGCGTGCATGGCTTTCTCTCCCGCAAGGGCTACGACGGTCACACGGTGAACTCCGCGATCAGCGTCGCGATGCTCAGGAACAAGCGTCCGGACGTTCGTTTCGAGTGA
- a CDS encoding helix-turn-helix domain-containing protein — MILVRQEIGDVLRDFRLQKGRTLRQVASKASVALGYLSEVERGQKEASSEILASVADALDTPISVIMREVGDRLAVLEGIEPIIPDTIPDEFVAAMDADLVSR, encoded by the coding sequence ATGATTCTTGTACGTCAGGAAATCGGCGACGTGCTCAGGGACTTCCGCCTGCAGAAGGGGCGCACGCTGAGGCAGGTCGCCAGCAAGGCGAGCGTCGCACTCGGCTATCTGAGCGAGGTCGAACGGGGCCAGAAGGAGGCATCGAGCGAGATCCTCGCTTCGGTCGCGGACGCACTGGACACACCGATCTCGGTGATCATGCGCGAGGTGGGAGACCGCCTGGCGGTGCTCGAAGGCATCGAGCCGATCATCCCCGATACGATCCCCGACGAGTTCGTCGCAGCGATGGACGCAGACCTCGTCTCACGCTGA
- the miaB gene encoding tRNA (N6-isopentenyl adenosine(37)-C2)-methylthiotransferase MiaB — protein sequence MSTITEARTVILPSDAAVDETGRARTYEVRTYGCQMNVHDSERLSGSLEAAGYVPANGEEADIVVINTCAVRENADNKLYGNLGHLASVKRRHEGMQIAVGGCLAQKDKNVILEKAPWVDVVFGTHNMGSLPSLLERARHNDAAEIEILEALETFPSTLPTKRDSSYSGWVSISVGCNNTCTFCIVPSLRGKEKDRRPGEILREIKALVDDGAIEVTLLGQNVNSYGVEFGDRQAFGKLLRATGEIEGLERIRFTSPHPAAFTDDVIDAMAETPAVMPQLHMPLQSGSDRILKAMRRSYRSEKFLGILDRVRAKLPDAAISTDIIVGFPGETEADFQETLRVVEAARFASAFTFQYSIRPGTPAATMEDQVPKAVVQDRYDRLIALQERISLEENQKVVGREVEVLVANGEGRKDADTHRLSGRAQDSRLVHFEVPAGSELPRPGDVVTVTVTHAAPFHLIADSADGAPLTIRRTRAGDAWDRAEAESCAVPAHGSASGATQGRVSLGLPTLRTGEPLTVPGVGTMPIYDPTDGER from the coding sequence ATGAGCACCATCACCGAAGCGCGCACTGTGATCCTGCCGTCCGATGCGGCGGTCGACGAGACCGGTCGGGCGCGCACCTACGAAGTGCGCACCTACGGGTGCCAGATGAACGTGCACGACTCCGAGCGGCTCAGCGGCTCCCTCGAAGCAGCAGGCTACGTTCCCGCCAACGGCGAAGAAGCCGACATCGTCGTCATCAACACGTGCGCCGTGCGCGAGAACGCGGACAACAAGCTCTACGGCAACCTGGGTCATCTGGCGTCGGTCAAGAGGCGGCACGAGGGGATGCAGATCGCCGTCGGCGGGTGCCTCGCCCAGAAGGACAAGAACGTCATCCTCGAGAAAGCTCCCTGGGTCGACGTCGTCTTCGGCACGCACAACATGGGATCCTTGCCGAGCCTGCTCGAGCGAGCACGCCACAACGACGCCGCCGAGATCGAGATCCTCGAGGCGCTCGAGACCTTCCCGTCCACGCTGCCCACCAAACGTGACTCCAGCTACAGCGGATGGGTCTCCATCTCCGTCGGCTGCAACAACACGTGCACGTTCTGCATCGTCCCATCGCTGCGTGGAAAAGAGAAGGACCGCCGGCCCGGCGAGATCCTCCGCGAGATCAAGGCGCTTGTCGACGACGGTGCGATCGAAGTGACGCTTCTCGGCCAGAACGTGAACTCCTACGGCGTCGAATTCGGCGACCGGCAGGCATTCGGCAAGCTCCTGCGTGCCACGGGAGAGATCGAGGGCCTGGAGCGCATCCGCTTCACCAGTCCGCATCCGGCAGCGTTCACCGACGACGTGATCGACGCCATGGCCGAGACGCCCGCGGTGATGCCGCAGCTGCACATGCCGCTCCAGTCCGGGTCCGACCGCATTCTCAAAGCGATGCGCCGGTCCTACCGTTCCGAGAAGTTCCTCGGCATCCTCGACCGCGTGCGGGCGAAGCTCCCCGATGCAGCTATCAGCACCGACATCATCGTCGGATTCCCCGGCGAGACCGAGGCGGACTTCCAGGAGACGCTGCGCGTCGTAGAAGCCGCGCGCTTCGCCTCCGCCTTCACGTTCCAGTACTCGATCCGCCCGGGAACTCCGGCTGCGACCATGGAAGACCAGGTCCCGAAAGCCGTCGTGCAAGACCGTTACGACCGGCTGATCGCGCTCCAGGAGCGCATCTCTCTCGAAGAGAATCAGAAGGTCGTCGGCCGTGAGGTCGAGGTGCTCGTCGCCAACGGCGAAGGCCGCAAAGACGCCGACACCCATCGACTGAGCGGGCGCGCGCAGGACAGCCGCCTCGTGCACTTCGAAGTTCCGGCCGGGTCCGAACTGCCGCGACCGGGCGACGTCGTCACTGTGACCGTCACCCACGCCGCACCGTTCCACCTGATCGCGGACTCGGCCGACGGCGCACCCCTCACGATCCGCCGCACCCGGGCCGGAGACGCCTGGGATCGTGCCGAGGCCGAATCGTGCGCAGTGCCCGCGCACGGCTCAGCGTCCGGCGCAACCCAGGGGCGAGTCTCGCTCGGACTCCCGACTCTCCGCACCGGCGAGCCGCTGACGGTTCCGGGCGTCGGAACGATGCCCATCTACGATCCGACGGATGGCGAGCGCTGA
- a CDS encoding CinA family protein, giving the protein MTDPDTVSDAAAATDLTERVIAELIARSLTVVAAESLTGGELVAELTRVPGASATVLGGAVVYATALKHTLLGVDQDLLDSHGPVHPEVAVQLARGVRERLAVDGKLADVGLATTGVAGPDGQGGRTPGTVFVGVSFGEGTRVVELALSGGRSEIRRATVVRAIEELAAELGISRM; this is encoded by the coding sequence GTGACTGACCCGGACACTGTGTCGGATGCGGCTGCCGCGACGGATCTCACGGAGCGGGTGATCGCCGAACTCATCGCCCGCTCGCTCACCGTGGTCGCGGCGGAGTCCCTCACCGGGGGCGAACTGGTCGCCGAACTCACCAGGGTGCCGGGGGCATCCGCGACTGTGCTCGGGGGTGCGGTGGTCTACGCCACCGCGCTGAAGCACACCCTGCTCGGCGTGGACCAGGACCTCCTGGATTCGCACGGGCCGGTTCACCCCGAGGTCGCCGTCCAGCTCGCGCGGGGAGTGCGGGAGCGGCTCGCCGTCGACGGGAAGCTGGCGGATGTCGGGCTGGCGACGACGGGAGTGGCGGGACCCGACGGGCAGGGCGGACGTACGCCCGGGACAGTCTTCGTCGGGGTCTCGTTCGGTGAGGGCACGAGGGTCGTCGAGCTGGCGTTGTCCGGCGGTCGCTCCGAGATCCGTCGCGCGACAGTGGTCAGGGCGATCGAAGAGCTCGCAGCGGAGCTCGGGATCAGCCGTATGTGA
- the miaA gene encoding tRNA (adenosine(37)-N6)-dimethylallyltransferase MiaA produces the protein MASAEAQPADPATEAAHPLIVVVGPTGTGKTDLSLDLAERIRAEGRDPEIVNADAMQFYRGMDIGTAKLLPHEWRGIPHHLIDILEVTDEATVARYQPRARAVITEIARRGAVPILVGGSGLYVSSVIYDLRFPGTDAGIRERLETELEQQGPGMMYRRLADVDPAAAASIGPSNGRRLVRALEVIELTGRPFSASLPEEPVPWMPIVTLGLRAPREELTARLDARVERMWRSGLVDEVRRLLPAGIERGVTASRAIGYMQALAQLHGRLSEDDAIAQTQQLTRRYARRQVSWFKRYPGLHWLDYDDPRLVDHALDRL, from the coding sequence ATGGCGAGCGCTGAGGCGCAGCCGGCAGACCCGGCGACCGAAGCCGCGCATCCGCTGATCGTCGTCGTCGGTCCGACCGGGACCGGCAAGACCGACCTCTCCCTCGACCTCGCCGAACGCATCCGCGCCGAAGGACGCGACCCCGAGATCGTCAACGCCGACGCGATGCAGTTCTACCGCGGAATGGACATCGGTACCGCGAAACTCCTGCCGCACGAATGGCGGGGGATCCCGCACCACCTGATCGACATCCTCGAAGTCACCGATGAAGCCACCGTCGCGCGCTACCAGCCGCGGGCGCGCGCCGTCATCACGGAGATCGCGCGCCGGGGGGCCGTGCCCATCCTCGTCGGCGGGTCCGGGCTCTATGTCTCGAGCGTGATCTACGACCTCCGCTTCCCGGGAACAGACGCCGGCATCCGCGAACGACTCGAGACGGAACTCGAACAGCAGGGTCCCGGCATGATGTATCGGCGCCTGGCCGACGTCGACCCCGCCGCTGCGGCATCCATCGGCCCGAGCAACGGGCGCCGCCTCGTGCGCGCCCTCGAAGTCATCGAGCTGACGGGCCGGCCGTTCAGCGCATCCCTCCCCGAAGAACCGGTGCCGTGGATGCCGATCGTGACACTCGGTCTGCGTGCGCCCCGCGAAGAACTGACCGCGCGTCTCGACGCCAGGGTCGAGCGGATGTGGCGGTCCGGCCTCGTCGACGAGGTCCGCCGACTCCTGCCTGCAGGGATCGAGCGCGGCGTCACCGCGAGTCGCGCGATCGGCTACATGCAGGCGCTCGCGCAGTTGCACGGAAGGCTCAGCGAAGACGACGCGATCGCGCAGACACAGCAGCTCACCCGCCGTTACGCCCGCCGCCAGGTCAGCTGGTTCAAGCGGTACCCTGGGCTGCACTGGCTCGACTACGACGACCCCCGACTCGTCGACCACGCCCTCGATAGGCTGTAG
- the recA gene encoding recombinase RecA has protein sequence MPSPADREKALETALAQIDRQFGKGSVMRLGSDERAPVEVVPTGSIALDVALGIGGLPRGRIVEIYGPESSGKTTLTLHAIANAQKAGGIAAFIDAEHALDPEYARKLGVDIDALLVSQPDTGEQALEIADMLVRSGSIDLIVIDSVAALVPRAEIEGEMGDSHVGLQARLMSQALRKLTGGLSQTNTTMIFINQLREKIGVFFGSPETTAGGKALKFYASVRLDIRRIETLKDGTEAVGNRTRVKVVKNKMAPPFKQAEFDILYGVGISREGSLLDFGVDHAIVKKSGAWYTYEGDQLGQGKENSRNFLISNPDIANEIETKIKIKLGIMADPNAVAEPVSNVGSIEEKLQARKGA, from the coding sequence ATGCCATCACCCGCCGATCGTGAGAAGGCCCTCGAGACTGCGCTCGCGCAGATCGACCGTCAGTTTGGCAAAGGCTCCGTCATGCGCCTGGGCAGCGATGAGCGCGCGCCCGTCGAGGTCGTTCCGACCGGTTCGATCGCACTCGACGTCGCGCTCGGCATCGGCGGCCTCCCGCGTGGCCGCATCGTCGAGATCTACGGTCCGGAGTCATCGGGCAAGACGACGCTGACCCTCCACGCGATCGCGAATGCGCAGAAGGCCGGCGGCATCGCGGCGTTCATCGACGCGGAGCACGCTCTCGATCCCGAGTACGCCCGCAAGCTCGGCGTCGACATCGACGCCCTCCTGGTCTCTCAGCCCGACACGGGTGAGCAGGCGCTCGAGATCGCCGACATGCTCGTGCGAAGCGGCTCGATCGACCTGATCGTCATCGACTCCGTCGCGGCGCTGGTGCCCCGTGCCGAGATCGAAGGCGAGATGGGTGACTCCCACGTCGGCCTGCAGGCCCGGCTCATGTCGCAGGCACTCCGCAAGCTGACCGGTGGTCTGAGCCAGACCAACACCACGATGATCTTCATCAACCAGCTGCGCGAGAAGATCGGTGTCTTCTTCGGAAGCCCTGAGACCACTGCCGGAGGCAAGGCACTCAAGTTCTACGCGTCGGTGCGCCTTGACATCCGCCGCATCGAGACCCTGAAAGACGGAACGGAAGCAGTTGGAAACCGTACCCGTGTCAAGGTCGTCAAGAACAAGATGGCACCGCCCTTCAAGCAGGCCGAATTCGACATTCTGTATGGTGTCGGAATCTCCCGCGAGGGCAGCCTGCTTGACTTCGGTGTCGACCATGCCATCGTCAAGAAGTCGGGTGCGTGGTACACGTACGAGGGCGACCAGCTCGGCCAGGGCAAAGAGAACTCGCGCAACTTCCTCATCTCCAACCCCGACATCGCCAATGAGATCGAGACGAAGATCAAGATCAAGCTGGGCATCATGGCCGACCCGAACGCCGTGGCCGAGCCTGTGTCCAACGTCGGGTCCATCGAAGAGAAGCTCCAGGCTCGCAAGGGGGCGTGA
- a CDS encoding DUF3046 domain-containing protein, translated as MKLSEFQRAVSDEFGVEYGRALTHDLVLGELGGRTAVEALAAGVLPRDVWLALCRETDVPKSHWHGAGKPAPRR; from the coding sequence ATGAAGTTGAGCGAATTCCAGCGCGCGGTGTCCGACGAGTTCGGCGTGGAGTACGGGCGTGCCCTCACGCACGACCTGGTGCTCGGCGAACTCGGCGGACGCACGGCTGTCGAGGCGCTCGCGGCCGGTGTTCTTCCGCGCGACGTCTGGCTCGCGCTCTGCCGTGAGACGGATGTGCCGAAGTCGCACTGGCACGGTGCGGGCAAGCCGGCGCCGAGGCGCTGA